A genomic segment from Bacillus cereus G9842 encodes:
- a CDS encoding PhoH family protein: MAEQLVEMNQQLENTNEAIALFGVNDAHLKVIERELNVSIVTRGETVHVSGAVETVTLVEKILQQLLVVIRKSISISERDVAYAIQLAQQGKVAQFEELYEEEIFKTAKGKSIRVKTMGQRRYIHAMKKNDIVFGIGPAGTGKTYLAVVMAVRALKQGYVKKIILTRPAVEAGENLGFLPGDLKEKVDPYLRPLYDALHDILGQEYTQRMMERGVIEIAPLAYMRGRTLDDSFVILDEAQNTTGAQIKMFLTRLGFSSKMVITGDPSQVDLPKGVKSGLSIAANILSGVSGLSFITLEQTDVVRHPLVQRIIEAYDKME, translated from the coding sequence ATGGCAGAACAATTAGTAGAAATGAACCAACAATTGGAAAATACTAACGAAGCAATCGCTCTTTTTGGAGTCAATGATGCGCATTTAAAAGTAATTGAACGAGAACTGAATGTATCGATCGTAACTAGAGGAGAAACTGTTCATGTATCTGGGGCAGTTGAAACGGTGACACTCGTAGAAAAAATCTTACAGCAATTACTTGTTGTAATTCGTAAAAGTATATCAATTTCAGAGAGAGATGTTGCGTATGCAATTCAGCTCGCACAACAAGGGAAAGTTGCTCAATTTGAAGAGTTATATGAAGAAGAAATTTTCAAGACTGCAAAAGGTAAATCCATTCGTGTAAAAACAATGGGGCAAAGACGATATATTCATGCAATGAAGAAGAATGATATTGTCTTTGGGATAGGGCCTGCAGGAACTGGAAAAACATACTTAGCCGTAGTAATGGCTGTGAGAGCTTTAAAACAAGGATATGTAAAGAAAATCATTCTAACAAGACCTGCTGTAGAAGCTGGAGAAAATTTAGGTTTTTTACCAGGGGATTTGAAAGAGAAGGTAGATCCATACTTACGCCCATTATATGATGCCTTACATGATATTCTTGGACAAGAATATACGCAGCGTATGATGGAACGAGGAGTAATTGAAATCGCGCCGCTTGCTTATATGAGGGGGCGTACGCTTGATGATTCATTTGTTATTTTAGATGAGGCTCAAAATACAACGGGTGCTCAAATAAAAATGTTTTTAACAAGATTAGGTTTTAGTTCTAAAATGGTTATTACAGGGGACCCTTCACAAGTAGACTTGCCAAAAGGGGTAAAATCAGGGCTATCTATAGCTGCTAATATTTTATCTGGTGTATCAGGTCTGTCATTTATTACATTAGAACAAACAGACGTTGTCAGACATCCATTGGTGCAACGTATTATTGAGGCATATGATAAAATGGAATGA
- the yqfD gene encoding sporulation protein YqfD: MKNKWFIKWLGYVKVRIEGRGAERFVNECVRRNLLVWDVKKIADETLVFCMLLRDVKKIKPIYRKNECKLYFIGRYGFPFWNKRLIKNSGFLIGFLIFFFGVIAMSNMVWKIEITGAKPETEYILMKELDKMGIKKGKLQFQMPNVEDVQRHLTDNINAITWAGLEVRGTTYHFKIVEKNEPKKEKEQMPQNLVAKKEAIITKTFVEVGKPVVLKNDHVEKGQILVSGIYGNEESPTIVSAKGIVYGETWYTSKVDVPLKTQFQVYTGNVYNEHFLKFGGTKIKIWGFQHDKYKRSRTESVKHDVKLFGFTLPIAYEKDVVREEEEANREYTEKQALKVAKEMAEKELKKKLDEHAMIVSDKILSKEVEADQLKVTLHYTVIENIAEPQPISESDIQGD; encoded by the coding sequence ATGAAAAATAAATGGTTTATAAAGTGGCTTGGATATGTAAAAGTGCGAATTGAAGGTAGAGGAGCGGAACGGTTTGTTAATGAATGTGTACGGAGGAATTTATTAGTTTGGGATGTTAAGAAGATAGCTGATGAAACGTTAGTTTTTTGTATGTTGTTACGCGATGTGAAAAAAATAAAACCAATTTATAGAAAAAATGAATGTAAATTATACTTTATTGGACGTTATGGTTTTCCTTTTTGGAATAAGCGTTTAATTAAAAACAGTGGATTTTTAATTGGGTTTTTAATTTTCTTTTTTGGCGTGATTGCAATGTCCAATATGGTTTGGAAAATTGAAATTACAGGAGCAAAACCTGAAACAGAATATATATTGATGAAAGAATTGGATAAAATGGGTATTAAAAAAGGAAAACTACAGTTTCAAATGCCGAATGTAGAAGATGTACAACGCCATTTGACAGATAATATTAATGCCATTACTTGGGCGGGATTAGAAGTAAGAGGAACGACGTATCATTTTAAAATTGTTGAAAAAAACGAACCGAAAAAAGAAAAGGAACAAATGCCGCAAAATTTAGTAGCAAAAAAAGAAGCGATTATTACAAAAACGTTTGTAGAAGTTGGAAAGCCGGTTGTACTGAAAAATGATCATGTGGAAAAAGGGCAGATTCTCGTATCGGGAATATATGGTAATGAGGAAAGTCCAACGATTGTTTCAGCGAAAGGTATTGTGTATGGCGAAACGTGGTATACATCTAAGGTGGATGTCCCGTTAAAGACGCAATTCCAAGTGTATACTGGTAATGTATACAATGAACATTTTCTTAAATTTGGGGGTACGAAAATAAAAATATGGGGATTTCAACATGATAAGTATAAACGCTCTCGTACTGAAAGCGTAAAGCATGATGTGAAATTATTTGGTTTTACACTGCCGATTGCATATGAAAAAGATGTTGTGAGAGAAGAGGAAGAAGCGAACCGAGAATATACAGAAAAGCAAGCGCTGAAAGTAGCGAAAGAGATGGCCGAAAAAGAACTAAAGAAAAAATTGGATGAACATGCTATGATTGTAAGTGATAAGATTTTGAGTAAAGAGGTTGAGGCGGATCAACTAAAAGTCACATTGCATTATACTGTGATTGAAAATATTGCAGAGCCACAACCAATATCCGAATCCGATATTCAAGGAGACTGA
- the yqfC gene encoding sporulation protein YqfC, translating to MKKLEQMKNWLTKQVDLPVDVLMDLPRITLVGQIHIYIENHRGLLVFSDKEVRLLLKHGQLLIKGQSFVIKTILPEELLLEGIIEQVTFLENEKKGD from the coding sequence ATGAAGAAATTAGAACAAATGAAAAATTGGTTAACAAAACAAGTAGACCTACCAGTGGATGTATTAATGGATCTACCTCGGATTACTCTTGTTGGGCAAATACATATTTATATAGAAAATCATCGGGGACTATTAGTGTTTTCAGATAAAGAAGTGCGATTGCTTTTAAAACACGGTCAATTACTAATTAAAGGACAATCCTTTGTTATTAAAACGATTCTTCCAGAAGAGCTTTTGCTCGAAGGGATAATTGAGCAAGTAACATTTTTAGAAAATGAAAAAAAAGGTGATTGA
- a CDS encoding GatB/YqeY domain-containing protein, with amino-acid sequence MSLLGRLNDDMKQAMKNKQKEKLTVIRMVKAALQNEGIKLQHTLTEEEEVTVLAREVKQYKDSLLEFKKAGREDLVNKLQSEIQILSAYLPEQLTEEELVDVIKQVISEVGATSKADMGKVMTAVMPKVKGKTDGSLVNKLVIQLLA; translated from the coding sequence ATGAGTCTTCTCGGTCGTTTAAACGATGATATGAAACAAGCGATGAAGAATAAACAAAAAGAAAAATTAACCGTTATTCGTATGGTTAAGGCTGCTTTACAAAATGAAGGTATTAAACTGCAACATACTCTTACTGAAGAAGAGGAAGTAACAGTTTTAGCTCGTGAAGTAAAACAGTATAAGGACTCCCTCCTTGAATTTAAAAAAGCTGGTCGTGAAGACCTTGTTAATAAACTGCAAAGTGAAATTCAGATTTTAAGCGCATATTTGCCAGAGCAATTAACTGAAGAAGAACTAGTTGATGTAATCAAACAAGTTATTTCTGAAGTTGGTGCGACTTCTAAAGCAGATATGGGTAAGGTGATGACTGCTGTTATGCCGAAAGTAAAAGGTAAAACAGACGGATCACTTGTGAATAAGTTGGTTATCCAGCTATTAGCATAA
- the rpsU gene encoding 30S ribosomal protein S21, whose translation MSKTVVRKNESLEDALRRFKRSVSKTGTLAEARKREFYEKPSVKRKKKSEAARKRKF comes from the coding sequence ATGTCAAAAACAGTCGTTCGTAAAAACGAGTCTTTGGAGGATGCACTTCGCCGTTTTAAAAGATCGGTTTCTAAAACTGGTACACTTGCTGAAGCAAGAAAGCGCGAGTTTTATGAAAAACCAAGTGTAAAACGTAAGAAGAAATCTGAAGCGGCAAGAAAGCGTAAATTCTAA
- the mtaB gene encoding tRNA (N(6)-L-threonylcarbamoyladenosine(37)-C(2))-methylthiotransferase MtaB, translating into MSTVAFHTLGCKVNHYETEAIWQLFKQGGYERTEYEKKADVYVINTCTVTNTGDKKSRQVIRRAVRQNPDAVICVTGCYAQTSPAEIMAIPGVDIVVGTQDREKMLGYIEEFRKERQPINAVRNIMKTRVYEELDVPYFTDRTRASLKIQEGCNNFCTFCIIPWARGLMRSRDGKEVIKQAQQLVDAGYKEIVLTGIHTGGYGEDIKDYNLAGLLRDMEAEVGGLKRLRISSIEASQISDEVIEVLDKSEVVVRHLHIPLQSGSNTVLKRMRRKYTMEFFQERLDRLKEALPGLAITSDVIVGFPGETEEEFMETYNFIKENRFSELHVFPYSKRTGTPAARMEDQVPEDVKNDRVHRLIELSNQLAKEYASAFEGEVLEIIPEEQFKDGDREGLYVGYTDNYLKIVFEGSEELIGKLVKVKITKAGYPYNEAQFVRVLEDDVKKESASA; encoded by the coding sequence ATGTCAACTGTTGCGTTCCATACGTTAGGTTGTAAAGTAAACCACTATGAAACAGAAGCCATTTGGCAATTGTTTAAACAAGGTGGTTATGAAAGAACAGAATATGAAAAGAAAGCTGATGTTTATGTTATTAACACATGTACAGTAACGAATACTGGGGACAAAAAAAGCCGTCAAGTAATCAGACGTGCTGTGCGTCAAAATCCAGATGCAGTTATTTGCGTAACGGGATGTTATGCACAAACATCTCCAGCTGAAATTATGGCGATTCCAGGTGTAGATATTGTAGTTGGTACACAGGATCGTGAAAAGATGTTAGGTTACATCGAAGAATTCCGTAAAGAGCGTCAACCAATTAATGCTGTCCGCAATATTATGAAAACACGTGTGTACGAAGAACTTGATGTACCTTATTTCACGGATCGTACACGTGCGTCTTTAAAAATACAAGAGGGTTGCAATAACTTCTGTACATTCTGTATCATTCCTTGGGCGCGTGGTTTAATGCGTTCTCGTGATGGAAAAGAGGTTATTAAACAAGCACAACAATTAGTGGATGCAGGCTATAAAGAAATCGTATTAACGGGTATTCATACAGGTGGATACGGCGAAGATATAAAAGATTATAACTTAGCTGGATTACTTCGTGATATGGAAGCGGAAGTAGGCGGATTAAAACGTCTTCGTATTTCTTCTATTGAAGCGAGTCAAATTTCAGATGAAGTAATTGAAGTGTTAGATAAATCTGAAGTAGTTGTACGTCACTTGCATATTCCGTTGCAATCTGGTTCTAATACTGTATTAAAACGTATGCGTCGTAAATATACGATGGAATTCTTCCAAGAGCGTTTAGATCGTTTGAAAGAAGCGTTACCAGGCCTTGCGATTACATCTGACGTAATCGTTGGTTTCCCAGGTGAAACAGAAGAAGAATTCATGGAAACATACAATTTCATTAAAGAGAACCGCTTCTCTGAGTTACACGTGTTCCCTTATTCAAAACGTACAGGAACACCTGCAGCACGCATGGAAGATCAAGTTCCTGAAGATGTGAAGAACGATCGTGTTCATCGTTTAATTGAGCTATCTAATCAATTAGCGAAAGAATATGCATCAGCGTTTGAAGGTGAAGTGCTTGAAATCATTCCAGAAGAGCAATTTAAAGACGGCGACCGTGAAGGGTTATATGTAGGGTATACAGATAACTACTTGAAAATTGTATTTGAAGGATCAGAAGAATTAATTGGTAAGCTAGTGAAAGTGAAAATTACGAAGGCTGGCTATCCATATAACGAAGCGCAATTTGTTCGTGTTCTTGAAGATGATGTGAAAAAAGAATCAGCAAGCGCATAA
- a CDS encoding 16S rRNA (uracil(1498)-N(3))-methyltransferase gives MQRYFVEEKHVSEAKIRIVGDDVHHIARVMRMTAGDQIYCCVNGKTAVCSIDEITSEFINTAIVEWVEVSSELPVFVTIASGLPKGDKLELIFQKGTELGAAAFLPFQASRSIVKWDAKKADKKVERLRKIVKEAAEQSHRSEIPEVHAPASFKQLLTMSGEYDVCLVAYEEEAKQGEKSNFAKALTTMKPGQKLLIVFGPEGGLAEEEITALREHKFVPCSLGPRILRTETAPLYALSAASYHFELMG, from the coding sequence ATGCAACGTTATTTTGTAGAAGAAAAACATGTAAGTGAAGCAAAAATTCGCATTGTAGGTGATGATGTACATCACATTGCGAGAGTAATGCGTATGACAGCTGGCGATCAAATTTATTGCTGTGTAAACGGAAAAACAGCAGTATGTTCAATTGATGAAATTACCAGTGAATTTATTAATACGGCTATTGTAGAATGGGTAGAGGTGTCAAGTGAACTTCCTGTTTTCGTGACGATTGCAAGTGGACTGCCAAAAGGAGACAAGCTAGAGTTGATTTTTCAAAAAGGAACTGAGCTTGGGGCAGCTGCATTCTTACCATTTCAAGCATCTCGCTCTATCGTAAAATGGGATGCGAAAAAAGCTGATAAAAAAGTTGAGCGTTTAAGAAAAATTGTGAAAGAAGCTGCGGAACAATCACATAGAAGTGAAATTCCGGAAGTACATGCTCCGGCATCATTTAAGCAACTGCTTACAATGAGTGGTGAGTATGATGTTTGTCTTGTTGCTTACGAAGAGGAAGCGAAACAAGGCGAGAAATCTAATTTTGCGAAAGCTTTAACGACAATGAAACCAGGTCAAAAGCTATTGATTGTATTTGGCCCAGAAGGCGGTTTAGCTGAGGAAGAGATTACAGCGCTTCGTGAACATAAATTTGTACCATGTAGTTTAGGACCAAGAATTTTAAGAACAGAAACGGCGCCGTTATACGCGTTAAGTGCTGCTTCGTATCATTTTGAATTGATGGGGTGA